Below is a genomic region from Hylemonella gracilis.
GACGAGCAGGTCTCGGTCGGTGGCCTGTTCATGGCGGGTTTCGTGCCGGGTCTGCTGATCGCCCTGGCCATGGCCTGCGTCAATTGGCGGGTCAGCAAGACGCGCGACTACCGCTCCAGCGACCCTCGCCCGTCCGCGCGCGAGATGCTGGTCAACAGCGTCAAGGCCTTGCCCGCGCTGATGCTGATCGTGCTCATCCTCGTGGGCATCCGTTTTGGTGTCTTCACCCCGACCGAGGCCTCGGTGGTGGCGGTGTTCTACGCCCTGGTCTGCGGCAAATGGATCTACCGCACACTGGCCTGGAAGGCCTTGCCCGCCATCGCCGCGCGGGCGAGCTTGCTCACGGCCTCGGTTCTCTTGGTGATGGCGGCTTCGGCGGCCTTTTCCTGGGTGTTGACGGTGGAAGGCGTGCCGCAGGCCCTGTCGCAGACCATCATCGGCTGGCAGCTCTCGCCCTGGATGTTTCTGCTGGCCGTCAACGTGCTGCTGCTGCTCTTCGGCATCTTCATGGAGCCGTTGCCGGGCGTGATGATCCTCGTGCCCATCCTCGCGCCCATCGCCGCGTCATTGGGCATAGCGCCCACGCACTTCGCCATGGTGGTCATCGTCAACCTGACCCTGGGCATGATCACCCCGCCCGTGGGCAGCCTGCTTTTCGTCACCTCGGTCGCGACCCGGGTGCCCATGAACGCGCTGCTGCGTGAACTGCCGCCTTTTCTTTGGGCGCACTTGGTGGTGCTGGTGTTGCTGACCTTCGTGCCGGCGTTGTCGACCTGGCTGCCGCGCACGCTGGGATTCTGAAGCCCGCGCTACGGGCGGGGCACGTCCTAGGCGCCGAGGGATTCCAGTCTGACCGTGCCGCGCGGCGTTTGCAGCATCGCGATCAGGTTGGGGCTGCCTTCGCTGACGGCGAAGTCGTCCAGGCCGAGGGCCTGGCAGGCGGCTTGCAGCGCCCTGGCCTGCGGGTGTGTCGCTTGCAGGGCACGCAGGCGCAGGCCTCGGTCGGGCAGGGATGCGGAGGGATGCGTTTCGCCCCACTGGATCAGTGTGGGCAGGGCGCCGTGGTACAGGCGCTGTCCATCCTCGCGCACCGTGATCTTCCATTCAAGCAGGCCTTGCGCCGTCTGGCGCGAGGCGTCGCGCAGGGCGCCCCGATCGATGCCTTGCGCGGACAAGGCCTGGCACCCCTGCGCGGCGTCCGCGCATTGCGCGACGAAGTGGATCAGCCGCGGTGCGTCGCGCAGGGCCGCCTGCAGGCTCGGCTCGTCCAGGTCGTACCAGCGACGGTGGCCGGGCGCGGGGGCCCTCGGGTTGATCGCGATGATCTCCAGGTAGGCCACCGGATGCGTGCCATTCATCAACGCCAGCAGCCGGTTGTGCGTGCCCATCAGCAGGTGTTCGCCGCCGGGACCGGGTTCGACGCCCAGCACGGTCCGGCACCAAGCCACGCCCTGGTCCAGGGTGTGGGCCGCGATCACCAAATGGTCGACACGGCTGCCGCTTGTACTTGGGAGGGATGCCATCGGGGGTTCAGGCGAACACGCCCGCCGTGTCCTGCATGCGCGCCGACACTGCACCCAGCGCCTGCAGCGTGTCACCGTAAGTCATTTCCAATTGCGTGAGTTTCTTGAAGTAGTGACTCACGATGAATTCTTCGGTCACGCCGATGCCGCCATGCAATTGCACGGCTTGCTGACCGATGAAACGCATGGACTGGCCGAGCTGCACCTTGGCGCGGGCGATGGCTCGGCGACGTTCGTCCGCCGGCGCGTTGAGTCTGAGGCTGGCGTAGTAGCTCATGGAGCGTGCCAGCTCGAGCTGCATCTTCATGTCGGCCACGCGATGGCGCAGGGCCTGGAAGGTGGCCAGCGTGACGCCAAACTGCTTGCGCGTGTTCATGTAGTCCACCGTGGCGGCCAGGGTCTGGTCCATCACGCCCACCGCTTCGGCGCAGAGCGCGGCGATGCCGATGTCCACTGCGTGCTCCAGCGCGGGCAGCCCCTCGGCCGTGACGAGCTGGGCGGGGGCATTTCTGAAACTGACTTCCGCCGCGTGTGACCCGTCCACCGTGCCATAGCCTTGCGCGGTCACACCGTTGGTTTTGCGCTCGACCAGGAAGAGGCCGATCTTGCCTTGTGCCTGGGCCGGCACGAGGTAGGCGTCTGCCTGGTCGCCCACGGGCACGAGGCTCTTGAGGCCGTTGATTTCCCATTGGCCACCCGTCTGCGCGGCCGTGGTTTCGCAGACTTCCAGCCGGTAGCGGGCCTTGCGTTCCACCTGCGCCAGCACGACGATGCGTTCGCCGGAGGCGATGCCGGGTAGCCAACCCTCTTTCAGGTCTGCGCTGGCGTAGCCAGCCAGCAAACCGCCGGCGATCAGCGACTGCGCCACAGGTTCCAGCACGATGCCACGGCCCAACTCTTCCATCACCACCATGCCCTCGATGGGGCCCATGCCCAGGCCCCCATCGTCTTCGGGGATGTAGAGGCCCATCAGGCCGAGTTCGGCCAGTTCGCCCCAGGCTTCGCCGGAAAAACCACCCTCCTTGACGATGGCGCGGCGGCGTTCGAAGTTGTAGCCACGGGCCACCCATTTGCGCACGGCGTCGCGCAGCTGTTCCTGATCGTCGGTGAAATTGAAATCCATGTGCATCTCCTGTATGAGCCCTCAAGCTCCACCTTCGGCTACGCGGCCCCCTGAACCATCTAGAGGGCGCAATGTGTCTCGGGGCGGCCTGGCGGCGAATTGATGTCTTAACCCAGCACCGTCTGCGACACGATGTTGCGCTGCACTTCGTTGCTGCCGCCGTAGATGGTGGTCTTGCGCGTGTTCAGGTAAGTGGCGGCCAGGGGGGCGTTGGCCGCTTCACCGCCGGGATAACCGCCCGGGAAGTCGCCCTGCCAGCCTGCCTCCATCGCTTCGCGAATGAAGGGCAGGCTGAAGGGCCGGCGGCCAGCATCATCAGTTCGGTGTAGCGCTGCTGGATCTCGCTGCCCTTGATCTTGAGCAGGCCCGCGATGTCCAGCGAGTTCTTGCCGCTTTTCTCGGCCGAGAGCACGCGCAGCACGAGCATCTCCAACGCCACCACATCCACTTCCAGCAGGGCGATCTGGTCGCGAAAGCGCGCGTCGTCGTACACGTCTTCGCGCCTGGCGATGGCCTTGACCCGCTCCAGTTCGCGCTTGGCGCGGTTCACGTCGGCGATGTTGGTGCGCTCGTGGCTGAGCAGGTGCTTGGCGTAAGTCCAGCCCTTGTTCTCCTCGCCGATCAGGTTCTCGGCGGGTACTTCCACGTTGTCGAAGAAGACCTCATTCACCTCATGCCCGCCATCCAGCATGATGATGGGGCGCACAGTCACGCCCTTGCTCTTCATGTCGATCAACAGGAAGGAGATGCCGGTCTGCGGCTTGCCTTCGGTGCTGGTGCGCACCAGGCAGAAGATCCAGTCGCCATGCTGGCCCAGCGTGGTCCAGGTCTTCTGGCCGTTCACGAGGTACTGGTGACCCTGACGTTCGGCGCGGGTCTTGACCGAGGCCAGATCGGAACCCGAGCCCGGTTCGCTGTAGCCCTGGCTCCACCAGACCTCGCCGCTGGCGATACCCGGCAGAAAGCGCCGTTGCTGCTCGGGGGTGCCAAAGGCCATGATGACGGGCGCCACCATCACCGGTCCGAAAGGAATGATCCGCGGTGCGCCAGCCAGCGCGCACTCTTCCTCGAACAGGTGTTTCTGCACGGCGGTCCAGCCCGGGCCACCGAATTCCTTGGGCCAGCCATAGCCCAGCCAGCCTTGCTTACCCAGCAGCTTGGCCCAGCGCTGGTGGTCGTCACGGCTCAGGTGCAGGGCGTTGCGCACCTTGTGGGCGATGTCTTGGGGCAGATTCGCGCGCACCCAAGCGCGGATGTCGTCGCGGAACCGTTGTTCCTCGGGGGTGAAGGCCAAGTCCATGGGCGGTCTCCTGTAGGGGCTTTTCTTGGGGCGGCGGTGGGACTGTCCGATGGACGGGCCGCGCCTGCCGTGTTCATGTCATGGTTTTAGCACGACCGTTCGCTTTGGTCTGTCCAGGCTGCGACAAGGATAATCCGGGCATGAGAAACATCGTGATCCTGATTTCCGGGGGCGGCTCCAACATGGCCGCCATCGTCCGGACCGCCGCGCGCGAGGACTGGAAGGCGCGCTACCAGGCCCGGGTGTCCGCCGTCATCAGCAACAGGGCGCAGGCCAAGGGCCTGATCTTCGCGAAGGACGAGGGCATCGCCACCGCCGTGCTCGACCACAAGTCCTACGACAGTCGGGAAGCGTTCGACGCCGCGTTGATGCAGGCCATCGACGCCCATGCGCCCGCGCTGGTGGTGCTGGCGGGTTTCATGCGCATCCTCACGCCGGGGTTTGTCGACCACTACGCAGGGCGTCTGCTCAACATCCATCCTTCGTTGCTGCCTGCCTTCACAGGTCTGCACACGCACCGCCGCGCCATTGAGGCCGGTTGCAAGTTCGCCGGGGCCACGGTGCACCAGGTGACGGCGGAGCTGGACCACGGTCCCATTCTGGCCCAGGCCGTGGTGCCCGTGCTGCCGGAGGACGACGAAGACGCGGTGGCCGCGCGCGTGCTCACGCAGGAGCACCTGATCTACCCGCGCGCGATCGCGGAATTCCTGAACACAACGAAGTGAGTACCCGTCCATGAGCACCGCCAGCCTTGCCACCGCGCCCGTTTCCTTGCGTCAGGACGCCAGCCTGATCGGCTTGATCGGCGTGGCCCACCTGATCAGCCATTTCAGCCAGTTGCTGTTGCCGCCGCTGTTCCCCTGGCTGCGCACCGAGTTCGGCGTGAGCTATGCGGAGCTGGGGTTGCTGATGTCGGTGTTCTTTGTCGTCTCCTGCGTGGCGCAGACGCTGTCGGGATTTTTCGTGGACCGTCACGGCCCGCGCCCCGTGCTCTACGCTGGCCTGGGCCTGCTGGCGCTCGCGGCGTTCGGCTACGCCCTGAGCACGGGTTACACCATGCTTCTGCTGTGCGTGGTGATCGGGGGGTGGGCAACGGCGTCTTCCATCCGGTGGACTACACCTTGATCAACCGCAAGGTCAGCGGCGCGCGCCTGGGCCATGCCTACAGCGTGCATGGCATCAGCGGCAACCTGGGCTGGGCCGTGGCTTCGGCCCTGGTGGTGCCGCTGGCGATGCTGCATTCCTGGCGCGTGGCGCTGGCGGTGGCGGGCTGCGTGGTGCTGGCGGTGCTGCTGCTCTGCGTCTGGCAGGGGGGGCGATTGGCCGCGCCGCTGGCGGCCATGCCTGCCCGCGCGCAAGGGCAGGCACGTGAGTCCGCCAAGGCGGAGGGGGTGCTGGATTTCCTGCGCATCCCGGCGGTCTGGATGTGCTTCGCCTTCTTCTTCGTCTTTGCCACGGCCTTGAGCGTGGTGCAAGCTTTCGCCCCCGAGGCGGCGCGTCAGTTGCACGCCATGCCCCAGGCCTGGGTGGCGGTCTGCCTGACGTCCTACATGGTGGCCAGTGCCTGCGGCATGGTGGCGGGCGGTTTCCTGGCCACCGACGCGGCGCGCAGCGAGCGCCTGGTCGGCGCGGGCTTCGGCGTGGCGGCCAGCATGTCGCTCTTGCTCGGCCTGGCACCCCTGCCTGCGGCGGCAGTGCCCATGCTGTTTGCCGGCATGGGCCTGGCGGCGGGTTTCGCTGGCCCTGCGCGCGACCTGCTGATCAAGCGATCCACGCCGGAACATGCCAGCGGCCGTGTCTACGGCGTGGTGTATGCGGGCCTTGACATCGGGCAGGCGGTTTCGCCGCTGATCTTCGGTCTGCTGATGGACCACCAGAACTGGCGTGCCGTGTTCGTCGGGCTGGCCCTGGTGCAATTGACGCTGGTCGTGACGGCGTTGCGCGTGCGGCATGCGCGTCGTACGCTGGTGACGAGTGCTCCCTGAGGACGCGGGAGTCGAAGTGAGCGTCCGCCGCAAGTAGCCGTTGCGGCGGACAGTCCTTCTTTCAGTCCGTCCAGGCCATTCAGGCCGTGGCGTTCAACGTTGCGCCGCCATAAGCATGGCCGCTGAAGCGAGTGGTGAGCTGCTCGTAGGCCTGCCGAACCAAATCGGTCAGGCGCTGTGAGGTGGCATCGGTGCTTTGCGCCGCCTGCTGCTCCTCGTTCAGCTGGTCGAGAAAGCTCTGCGTTTCCTCTTCGCTGACCTGCTGGTCGCCATCGGTGTCGAGGGCCGCGAGCAAGGCTTGCAAGGCATCGGTTTCGCTGGTGTCGCCGCTGTCCGCAGCTTGCGGCGGCGGAGGTGGCATGCCACCCTGAGGCCGGCCGGCTTCGAATTCGGTCTGGCTCAGGCTGCCATCACCGTCGGTGTCGAGCTGGCTGAAGCGCTCGCTGGCATCTTCCTCCACGCCCATCTTGTCGAACAGGGTCTGCAGCTCGTCGTTGCTGACCTTGCCGTCGCCGTCCGTGTCGATCTTGCCGAACAGATCGTCACCGCTGGAGTCGCCGTCCGCGCTGCGCGATTGGGCGAAATCCATCGTCGAAGGCGGGGGCAGCAGGCTGCGCATGCCCTCTTCCAGTTCGGTCTGACTCAGGCTGCCGTCGCCATCGCTGTCCATCTTGC
It encodes:
- a CDS encoding acyl-CoA dehydrogenase family protein yields the protein MDFNFTDDQEQLRDAVRKWVARGYNFERRRAIVKEGGFSGEAWGELAELGLMGLYIPEDDGGLGMGPIEGMVVMEELGRGIVLEPVAQSLIAGGLLAGYASADLKEGWLPGIASGERIVVLAQVERKARYRLEVCETTAAQTGGQWEINGLKSLVPVGDQADAYLVPAQAQGKIGLFLVERKTNGVTAQGYGTVDGSHAAEVSFRNAPAQLVTAEGLPALEHAVDIGIAALCAEAVGVMDQTLAATVDYMNTRKQFGVTLATFQALRHRVADMKMQLELARSMSYYASLRLNAPADERRRAIARAKVQLGQSMRFIGQQAVQLHGGIGVTEEFIVSHYFKKLTQLEMTYGDTLQALGAVSARMQDTAGVFA
- a CDS encoding VOC family protein, with product MASLPSTSGSRVDHLVIAAHTLDQGVAWCRTVLGVEPGPGGEHLLMGTHNRLLALMNGTHPVAYLEIIAINPRAPAPGHRRWYDLDEPSLQAALRDAPRLIHFVAQCADAAQGCQALSAQGIDRGALRDASRQTAQGLLEWKITVREDGQRLYHGALPTLIQWGETHPSASLPDRGLRLRALQATHPQARALQAACQALGLDDFAVSEGSPNLIAMLQTPRGTVRLESLGA
- a CDS encoding TRAP transporter large permease — translated: MTLTLFIAVGALLALGFPVAFALILSAALAVAVGGRYPQLVVFKEMFTGIDSFPLMAVPFFIFAAELMSGGALTAVLLRFAAQFVGHLRGGLGYANVLSLTLFSGISGSALADAAGPGSMMVKMMDKAGYGRAYAAALTSATAIIGPIIPPSIIMIIYAMQDEQVSVGGLFMAGFVPGLLIALAMACVNWRVSKTRDYRSSDPRPSAREMLVNSVKALPALMLIVLILVGIRFGVFTPTEASVVAVFYALVCGKWIYRTLAWKALPAIAARASLLTASVLLVMAASAAFSWVLTVEGVPQALSQTIIGWQLSPWMFLLAVNVLLLLFGIFMEPLPGVMILVPILAPIAASLGIAPTHFAMVVIVNLTLGMITPPVGSLLFVTSVATRVPMNALLRELPPFLWAHLVVLVLLTFVPALSTWLPRTLGF
- the purN gene encoding phosphoribosylglycinamide formyltransferase, producing MRNIVILISGGGSNMAAIVRTAAREDWKARYQARVSAVISNRAQAKGLIFAKDEGIATAVLDHKSYDSREAFDAALMQAIDAHAPALVVLAGFMRILTPGFVDHYAGRLLNIHPSLLPAFTGLHTHRRAIEAGCKFAGATVHQVTAELDHGPILAQAVVPVLPEDDEDAVAARVLTQEHLIYPRAIAEFLNTTK
- the xopAW gene encoding EF-hand domain-containing protein; protein product: MSSISGISSASSAWSSMIAMRGNRPPGGKDPAEMFAKVDSDGSGGVDEAELQTMLDDISQKTGTSVNASAGELLSKMDSDGDGSLSQTELEEGMRSLLPPPSTMDFAQSRSADGDSSGDDLFGKIDTDGDGKVSNDELQTLFDKMGVEEDASERFSQLDTDGDGSLSQTEFEAGRPQGGMPPPPPQAADSGDTSETDALQALLAALDTDGDQQVSEEETQSFLDQLNEEQQAAQSTDATSQRLTDLVRQAYEQLTTRFSGHAYGGATLNATA